GTCAAAGAAGAAGTTGGCATCGAGATAGGTGATGTCGAATATGTGACGTCGCTCGCTACGGTGCATACTGATGGTGCGCCATCGCTCGTGATTTCGTCTATGGCAGAATATGTGGGAGGCGATATTATTCTTCAAGAAGGTGAGACACAAGACTTTGCGTGGGTGAGCCTTGAAGAAGCAAAGGGGTATAACCTTGTCGATGGTATTTATGATGGACTCGTGATGGCAGATGCAAAGAGGAAAGGAATACAGAAAGAATGGAAACGAGCATACTAATATAGTCATTTGCTCTGTATAGACTTCTCTAGTAAGATACAAGCATCTTTATTCGTAATTAATTTTATATGCCACGACCAAACGACGAGCAATCACTTATTATAATAAAACCTGATACCCTTCAGCGTAATCTTGTTGGAGAAATCATCTCTCGATTTGAACGTAAAGGCCTTAAGGTAATAGGGTTAAAAATGATGACCGTTGATGATGCGGTTCTCAAAGAGCACTACGCACATATAGTAGATAAGCCATTTTTCCCAGGAATATTGAATTACATGAAATCAACGCCTGTCGTCGTCGTGGCTCTTTCTGGTATTAATGCTATCTCCGCTATACGGCTTATTGTTGGGCCTACAAGAGGGTATGAAGCAGGTGCGGGGACAATCCGAGGCGATTACTCAATGAGTGCTCAATCAAATTTGGTGCACGCTTCTGACACTGTTGAAGCAGGTGAAATAGAAATTAAGCGTTTCTTTGACTCAAAAGAACTCTTTGATTACAAAAAAATTGATATTGATTTTATCTACGCAGATCACAAAGATGCATAAAAATTGCCCCATGCGGGGCAATTTTTGTTTTGAAACAATTATTATGAAAGTCTAGATTGCCAAGGTATGAGCAACAGTCTATACTCAAAGTAGGATTATTTTTTAGTGTATTACTTAGAACAATTTTTTTATGGGAATTTCTGATTTGTAGGTATGGATGCTATCTTCGGATGACTGAAATACTTACTTTCGAACACCCACGTAGCTACTATGGCTATGGTAATCACTAAAGAATAATCCTAAAAAAGACCTCTGCATCGCAGGGATTTTTTTATTCCTCTACATAGTGTAGACTAATGCCATGACATTGATGCGCCGAGAGCTTGGCTACACATTGCTGGGCTTTATAGCTTTTATTTTCCTCACAAATCTCATTGCGAGCGTTTTCTATTGGTATATAAGTATGTGGTGGTTTGATATGCCAATGCATTTCTTGGGGGGAGTATGGCTCGCTTTGTTTGGGTATTGGTTGTTGCTAGTTATTTTCGAACGAAAACATTTGGCTATTTCAGATATTAGGAGTATTCCCACTATACGTCTCATGTTGTTCGTATTAATTCTTGGTATATCATGGGAATTTTTTGAATTTGTCGTAAGTCATACTACTGGTGCAATGTTGGGTAACACTGTAGATTCCTTGAGTGATATCTGTTTTGATCTTGCGGGGGGATTGGTGGGATTGCTGTACCTTAAATCCGTGGGTACTAGCATTAAAGAAAATATTACTCCAGCGGAATCAATACAGTAAAAAAACCTAGCGAGCGTTTGAGATACATGCAAGGCTAGGGTATACTATTTTTATGGATAAAAATTCTGCACGTATTACATTTTGCGCTGGCGCAGGTACAGTAACCGGTGCCAATTTTCTTTTTGAAATTGGCGGTAAGAAAATTTTGATTGATTGCGGTCTTATCCAATCAACAAAGGCCGCTGATGATAGTAACTGGCAAGACTTCTCATATGATCCTGCAAGTATTGATTACCTTTTTATTACTCATGCTCATGTTGATCATATCGGTAAAATTCCCAAATTAGTCTATGACGGCTTCAAGGGTAAAATTTTCTCGACTCGAGCAACACAAGATCTCGTCGTTCCAATGCTTGAGGACACGATTGCTATATTGGGACACCAAGGTGAAGATCATTTGGAGAAAATATATGCAGCTCCAATCGTCCCAAAGATTTTAGCTCTATGGAATGGGTTTGAATATCATGAAAAGATAGACATTGGTCCAGATTTTGAAATATTTTATCGCGATGCTGGTCATATCTTGGGTTCTGGCATGCTCAGTATTCTCTATGGCGGCAAGCACTTCGTTTTTACCGGAGATCTAGGCAATTCGCCATCGCCAATACTTAAAAATACTGAGCTCGTCGATGATGCAGATTATCTTATTATGGAGTCTGTCTACGGTGATCGTAATCATGAGTCCCGCGACGAGCGCCGCAAGAAGCTTGAAGAAGTTATTGAGGACAACTACAAGCGTAAAGGTACGCTGATTATCCCAACATTTTCCCT
The Candidatus Nomurabacteria bacterium genome window above contains:
- a CDS encoding NUDIX domain-containing protein, giving the protein MSNYTAFEVVITAIVVKDGKYLITQRSKDKKRFPEMWTVPGGHLEPADFLEFPKDTEHYWYNVLEQTLRREVKEEVGIEIGDVEYVTSLATVHTDGAPSLVISSMAEYVGGDIILQEGETQDFAWVSLEEAKGYNLVDGIYDGLVMADAKRKGIQKEWKRAY
- a CDS encoding MBL fold metallo-hydrolase, which encodes MDKNSARITFCAGAGTVTGANFLFEIGGKKILIDCGLIQSTKAADDSNWQDFSYDPASIDYLFITHAHVDHIGKIPKLVYDGFKGKIFSTRATQDLVVPMLEDTIAILGHQGEDHLEKIYAAPIVPKILALWNGFEYHEKIDIGPDFEIFYRDAGHILGSGMLSILYGGKHFVFTGDLGNSPSPILKNTELVDDADYLIMESVYGDRNHESRDERRKKLEEVIEDNYKRKGTLIIPTFSLERTQELLFEINTLVENKRIPQMPIFLDSPLAIKLTKIYRNYEHLYNDAAREHITHGDDIFIFPGLMSTLETKESKHILETPNPKIIIAGSGMSNGGRIIHHEKNYLPNENNTLLLTGYQSAGTMGRQIEDGAKTVRIFGEDVPVRAHIVKISGYSGHKDSDHLVGFVETMSERVQKVFVVMGEPKSSFFLVQKLRDMLGIDAVAPEGGETITISW
- the ndk gene encoding nucleoside-diphosphate kinase codes for the protein MPRPNDEQSLIIIKPDTLQRNLVGEIISRFERKGLKVIGLKMMTVDDAVLKEHYAHIVDKPFFPGILNYMKSTPVVVVALSGINAISAIRLIVGPTRGYEAGAGTIRGDYSMSAQSNLVHASDTVEAGEIEIKRFFDSKELFDYKKIDIDFIYADHKDA